One genomic segment of Planctopirus limnophila DSM 3776 includes these proteins:
- a CDS encoding phage terminase small subunit P27 family, whose translation MPVDDFPEPPDWLGEHGLNEWRRLQPILSSRGLLTEVDWMAFSLLCQAWHDYIEATQKVAAEGIIAIGGGENGSEYQAPAVGVANKAWQRVIKGCQEFGCTPSARTGIVPKGGDGSEGEGSDQKARGVVGF comes from the coding sequence ATGCCAGTAGATGACTTCCCGGAACCACCTGATTGGCTCGGAGAACATGGCCTCAATGAATGGAGACGACTTCAGCCGATTCTGTCATCTCGCGGTCTGTTGACTGAGGTCGATTGGATGGCATTCTCACTCCTATGTCAGGCATGGCATGACTACATCGAAGCCACTCAAAAAGTCGCAGCAGAAGGCATCATCGCGATCGGCGGTGGCGAAAACGGATCCGAGTACCAAGCCCCAGCAGTCGGGGTCGCGAACAAAGCCTGGCAACGAGTCATCAAGGGGTGCCAAGAATTCGGCTGCACGCCCTCCGCGAGGACAGGCATCGTCCCCAAAGGTGGCGATGGATCCGAGGGTGAAGGATCGGATCAAAAGGCTAGAGGGGTTGTTGGGTTCTGA
- a CDS encoding phage major capsid protein has protein sequence MTMKELQEKRNNLIAESRKILDKADSEKRVMDSAEKAQWDKMNAEISELGAHMRRMNRQKKNEARTKELLENNDLGPSQVGNRNNRKPGNEPVNFNDLVSGWVRMATGRRITNAQKKALQNRSAKINGREAYIPLHKNFNEVKRAVNVLTTGTGSSGGYTIPEGFIAALEVAMLTFDPVSAVADVWRTSAGNPTPWPTGSDTANSGEQLGESTSFGASVDPTMGVVLFGAYKFSSKPIMVPYELLEDTGVNLTQQLGTWLGERLGRIKALRNTLGNGTTQPQGIVTGSVLGHTAADDVTISFDDVIRLEHSVPRAYRMNAGYMCNDAVSLALRLLKDSQGRYLWQASANAGMPDLLNNRPLTINDNMTGTIAASAKTMLCGDFSKFKIREVGTIRLKRLQERYAELDQEAFIGFERMDSKVLDAGAGPIRHLIQAAS, from the coding sequence ATGACGATGAAAGAACTTCAGGAAAAGCGGAACAACCTGATTGCTGAATCCCGAAAGATTCTCGACAAGGCCGATTCCGAAAAGCGAGTGATGGATTCTGCTGAGAAGGCCCAGTGGGACAAGATGAATGCCGAGATAAGTGAACTCGGCGCTCACATGCGCCGCATGAATCGGCAGAAGAAAAACGAAGCAAGAACGAAGGAGCTTTTGGAGAACAACGATCTGGGTCCCAGCCAGGTCGGCAATCGTAACAATCGCAAGCCAGGCAACGAGCCAGTCAACTTCAATGATCTGGTGTCTGGCTGGGTGAGGATGGCCACGGGCCGCCGTATCACAAATGCCCAGAAGAAAGCTCTTCAAAACCGCTCCGCAAAGATCAATGGTCGCGAGGCCTATATTCCGCTTCACAAGAACTTCAACGAAGTAAAGCGGGCTGTCAACGTTCTGACCACTGGAACTGGTTCCAGTGGTGGCTACACGATTCCCGAAGGGTTTATTGCCGCCCTTGAAGTTGCCATGCTCACTTTCGATCCGGTCTCCGCGGTCGCAGATGTCTGGCGTACAAGTGCCGGTAATCCTACTCCCTGGCCAACTGGTTCTGACACAGCGAACTCAGGGGAGCAGTTGGGAGAATCGACGTCGTTTGGCGCAAGCGTAGACCCCACTATGGGCGTGGTGCTGTTCGGTGCCTACAAGTTCAGCTCAAAGCCAATCATGGTTCCTTACGAGCTGCTTGAAGACACTGGTGTCAACCTGACTCAGCAACTCGGTACCTGGTTGGGTGAACGACTCGGTCGGATCAAGGCTCTGCGAAACACGCTGGGCAACGGGACGACTCAACCCCAAGGGATTGTCACCGGTTCAGTGCTGGGTCACACCGCCGCGGATGATGTGACAATCAGCTTCGACGACGTGATCAGGCTGGAGCACTCGGTGCCTCGCGCCTACCGAATGAATGCCGGGTACATGTGCAACGATGCCGTGTCGCTGGCATTGCGTCTCTTGAAGGATTCGCAAGGGCGTTACCTGTGGCAGGCCTCGGCCAATGCCGGGATGCCAGACCTGCTCAACAACCGGCCGCTGACGATCAACGACAACATGACCGGCACGATTGCAGCCAGTGCCAAGACCATGCTGTGCGGTGATTTCAGCAAGTTCAAGATTCGCGAAGTCGGCACCATCCGATTGAAGCGGCTGCAGGAACGCTATGCCGAACTGGATCAAGAAGCCTTCATTGGCTTCGAACGCATGGACTCCAAAGTCCTTGATGCCGGTGCCGGTCCGATCCGTCACCTGATTCAGGCTGCCAGCTAA
- a CDS encoding DUF3168 domain-containing protein, with protein MSIEAAMRGVLVAATGVANIVATNSTSNDKAIRPERLAQTDSYPAIEIQITSETHQEDLGGWDGTSDVEVTLFCVAETAQQAAALVKAVRQTLTSISNVSSVHGRIESVVLTDTEGSYEPEADGSDEGVYVKALSCSVWFVE; from the coding sequence ATGTCGATCGAAGCCGCCATGCGTGGAGTGCTGGTCGCAGCGACTGGTGTCGCGAACATCGTCGCCACCAACAGCACCAGCAACGACAAAGCCATTCGCCCGGAACGTCTGGCTCAGACCGACTCTTATCCGGCCATCGAAATCCAGATCACTTCCGAGACGCATCAGGAAGATCTGGGCGGGTGGGATGGCACGAGTGATGTGGAGGTCACGCTCTTCTGCGTGGCCGAGACAGCGCAACAAGCCGCCGCTCTTGTGAAGGCTGTTCGCCAGACTCTGACCTCGATCAGCAATGTCAGCAGTGTCCACGGTCGCATTGAGAGCGTGGTGCTGACAGACACTGAGGGAAGTTATGAGCCTGAGGCGGACGGCAGTGACGAAGGGGTTTATGTGAAAGCCCTGAGCTGCAGTGTCTGGTTCGTGGAGTGA
- a CDS encoding HNH endonuclease signature motif containing protein has product MPNKPPTFRAPAPKRREQRPSSHQRGYTRQWSAYRKRFLSQHPLCVMCLGKGRSVPATEVDHIIAHGGNQSLFWAASNHQPLCKSHHSAKTVAEDGGFGR; this is encoded by the coding sequence ATGCCCAACAAACCACCGACTTTTCGGGCACCTGCACCGAAGCGTAGAGAGCAGAGACCAAGCTCACACCAGCGAGGTTACACCCGTCAGTGGTCTGCCTATCGCAAGCGGTTTCTGTCACAGCACCCGCTGTGCGTGATGTGCCTTGGTAAGGGTCGATCAGTTCCTGCGACTGAAGTCGATCACATCATTGCCCATGGTGGCAACCAGTCCCTGTTCTGGGCGGCCAGCAATCACCAGCCATTGTGCAAGTCGCACCACTCAGCCAAGACCGTGGCCGAGGACGGCGGCTTTGGTCGCTGA
- a CDS encoding phage head closure protein, whose translation MAPAGKYRDRVRFESFTATPDASGQLVETWQTLGTFWAEVNAVSGSESFRGRKIQGRVSHLVRVRVNSLTRQITNRHRMIIHGQIVSIASVYDPNNRGIEIEVQGEELLDS comes from the coding sequence ATGGCACCGGCTGGCAAGTATCGCGATCGAGTGCGCTTCGAGTCATTCACAGCGACCCCTGATGCCAGTGGTCAACTGGTGGAAACGTGGCAGACGCTGGGGACATTCTGGGCCGAGGTCAACGCAGTCTCAGGTTCGGAGTCATTCCGCGGCCGCAAGATTCAGGGGCGTGTCTCTCACCTCGTGAGAGTTCGCGTCAACTCACTCACGCGGCAGATTACTAATCGTCACCGCATGATCATTCATGGCCAGATTGTCTCGATCGCTTCCGTCTACGATCCCAACAATCGAGGCATCGAGATCGAAGTTCAGGGCGAGGAGCTGCTTGACTCATGA
- a CDS encoding phage tail tube protein, with product MSNKVASKGTKLQLSVASVYTDIGGVSKIDYPDREVEHWDATDLDSDEREDGELTGLVTPGMISGELFYDPDDELHQELEDLLATPTYRDWRIRKGTRVVTVNGSLKKFQPSSAVGDGMKATFEIKCRTKPVISTVA from the coding sequence ATGAGCAACAAAGTCGCGTCCAAAGGTACCAAGCTGCAACTCTCTGTCGCCTCGGTCTACACCGATATTGGCGGGGTCAGCAAGATTGACTATCCCGATCGGGAAGTCGAACACTGGGATGCCACCGACCTGGACTCGGATGAACGCGAAGATGGCGAACTGACTGGCCTGGTCACTCCCGGCATGATCAGCGGCGAACTCTTCTACGATCCCGATGACGAGCTCCATCAGGAACTGGAAGATCTGCTGGCCACTCCGACCTATCGTGATTGGCGGATCCGCAAAGGGACGCGAGTCGTGACCGTCAACGGATCATTGAAAAAGTTTCAGCCATCATCGGCTGTGGGCGATGGCATGAAGGCCACCTTCGAAATCAAGTGCCGCACGAAGCCCGTGATTTCCACCGTAGCCTAA
- a CDS encoding terminase large subunit — MKDRIKRLEGLLGSERPKGKLEKACIKRQIDDLKHGHKRGLVWNEDEAQRAIDFYQFLCHWKGEWAGKPLDLELWQQELIIAPIFGWYLQDGSRRFRTGYIEIPRKNGKTTIAAGIALRGLTADLESGAEVYCAATKRDQAKLLFRDATNFIRKAEYLKRRLKIQKHALLCPKLSSSLVPLSSDANTLDGLNPHMTVVDELHAHRTRDLWDVMATASGSRNRSLLLAITTAGHDRTSVCWEQRDYSQKLLTGSIEDDSYFCFIACADEKDDPFDPMTWWKANPNLDISLKRTFIENQARKAKASPSYENTFRRLHLNQWTEAETRWLKMSDWAKAAEEFDLSWLVGERCFAGLDLSKVNDTSALVLVTEIDGDWYLVPWFWIPGDNAFRREAEHQVPYTVWQRSGHIHFTDGDVVDYSWIGKTLMEIAGTVQLEGVAYDPYNASHFAQQMIGEGLPMVEFPQSWRNLADATSEFEKLLVSGNLHHNNNPVFNWQAGNVSVRRNPSGQIRPAKPMSEDAKKIDGIAAAIMGLALATRSQQASPSVYETRGFVTL, encoded by the coding sequence GTGAAGGATCGGATCAAAAGGCTAGAGGGGTTGTTGGGTTCTGAGCGACCCAAAGGCAAGCTCGAAAAGGCTTGCATCAAAAGACAGATCGATGATCTGAAACATGGCCATAAGCGAGGGCTGGTCTGGAATGAAGACGAAGCCCAGCGGGCTATCGACTTCTATCAATTCCTCTGCCACTGGAAAGGGGAGTGGGCAGGCAAGCCACTCGACCTGGAGCTGTGGCAACAAGAGTTGATCATTGCTCCGATCTTCGGCTGGTATCTGCAGGACGGCAGCCGCCGATTCCGTACGGGATACATTGAGATCCCTCGCAAGAATGGCAAGACCACGATCGCTGCAGGCATCGCCCTGCGAGGTCTGACTGCCGATCTCGAAAGCGGTGCCGAAGTCTATTGTGCAGCGACAAAGCGAGATCAGGCCAAGCTGCTCTTCCGTGATGCGACGAACTTCATCCGCAAAGCCGAATATCTCAAGAGGCGGCTGAAGATCCAGAAGCATGCTCTCCTTTGCCCCAAGCTGAGCAGCTCACTGGTACCGCTGTCGAGTGATGCAAACACGCTCGATGGATTGAACCCACACATGACTGTTGTGGACGAGCTGCACGCTCACCGCACACGTGACCTGTGGGACGTCATGGCCACAGCCTCTGGCAGCCGGAACCGTTCTCTGCTGCTGGCGATCACAACGGCTGGTCACGACCGCACCTCCGTTTGCTGGGAGCAGCGAGATTACAGCCAAAAGCTGCTGACGGGATCGATTGAGGACGATAGCTATTTCTGCTTCATCGCATGTGCTGACGAGAAGGATGATCCCTTCGATCCGATGACATGGTGGAAGGCAAATCCCAATCTCGACATCAGCCTCAAGCGGACGTTTATTGAGAATCAGGCCCGCAAAGCCAAGGCCTCACCCAGTTACGAGAACACCTTTCGTCGGCTGCATCTCAATCAATGGACTGAGGCTGAGACACGCTGGCTGAAGATGTCCGACTGGGCCAAGGCGGCTGAGGAATTTGACTTGTCCTGGCTGGTCGGTGAGCGATGCTTCGCGGGCCTTGATCTCTCCAAGGTCAACGACACGAGTGCCTTGGTTCTGGTCACTGAGATCGATGGCGACTGGTATCTCGTTCCGTGGTTCTGGATCCCGGGCGACAATGCTTTCCGTCGAGAGGCAGAGCATCAGGTGCCATACACCGTCTGGCAGCGATCGGGACATATCCATTTCACCGATGGGGATGTCGTGGACTACAGCTGGATCGGCAAGACCCTCATGGAGATTGCCGGCACGGTGCAGCTGGAGGGCGTTGCCTATGACCCGTACAACGCCAGCCACTTCGCTCAGCAGATGATTGGCGAAGGTCTGCCGATGGTCGAGTTTCCCCAGAGCTGGCGGAACCTGGCTGATGCGACCAGTGAGTTCGAGAAGCTCCTCGTCTCTGGCAACTTGCATCACAACAACAACCCGGTGTTCAACTGGCAGGCCGGGAATGTCTCAGTCAGGCGCAACCCTTCCGGTCAGATTAGACCAGCGAAACCAATGTCAGAGGACGCCAAGAAGATTGACGGGATTGCAGCTGCCATCATGGGTCTGGCACTGGCCACTCGTAGTCAGCAGGCATCACCATCGGTCTACGAGACACGAGGATTCGTCACGCTGTGA
- a CDS encoding phage tail assembly protein T, which produces MFAMRLALAMRRVDVDAMLDEMEPEDLREWQAFASIDPFDEERADLRNGILIANLGAMLAPFCGSHLAELRPVQFMPFSQQSDVISTEISEEQERLNWANLEAAVAMMSDSK; this is translated from the coding sequence ATGTTCGCCATGCGGCTGGCTCTCGCCATGCGGCGGGTCGATGTCGACGCGATGCTGGATGAGATGGAACCGGAAGATCTGCGGGAGTGGCAGGCCTTCGCTTCGATCGATCCTTTTGACGAGGAGCGTGCCGATCTGAGGAACGGAATTCTGATTGCGAATCTGGGGGCGATGCTGGCACCGTTCTGTGGCAGCCATCTGGCCGAGCTCAGGCCGGTGCAGTTCATGCCGTTCAGTCAGCAGTCAGATGTGATTTCCACAGAAATCAGTGAGGAGCAGGAGCGGCTCAACTGGGCCAACCTGGAAGCGGCCGTGGCCATGATGTCCGACAGCAAGTGA
- a CDS encoding head-tail connector protein — MKHHLTHGRVVTTIAPADEPITLADLKRQIRVDTSDEDDQLTAYIKAARELLEEHTERALVTQTRQLYLDRFPSCQTIEIPCTPVTSIESIEYIDPTGQLQELDPSSYVADLVSSPARIRPAYGRFWPAIRYQMNAVIVTFEAGQDVDEVPERAKQAIRLLAGHWYANRETVLIGTISKEVEFSFNALAGQLRWH; from the coding sequence ATGAAGCATCATCTCACCCACGGTCGCGTTGTTACGACAATTGCACCGGCAGACGAGCCGATCACACTGGCGGACCTCAAACGCCAGATCCGTGTCGATACGTCTGATGAGGATGATCAGCTCACGGCCTATATCAAAGCCGCCCGCGAACTTCTGGAGGAACACACCGAGCGGGCTCTCGTCACGCAGACACGCCAGCTCTATCTCGATCGATTCCCCAGTTGCCAGACCATTGAGATCCCCTGCACGCCGGTGACCTCGATCGAGTCGATTGAATACATCGATCCCACTGGTCAGCTGCAGGAGCTCGATCCCTCCAGTTATGTGGCCGATCTTGTCTCCAGTCCGGCCCGCATTCGTCCAGCGTATGGACGTTTCTGGCCTGCGATCCGGTACCAGATGAACGCCGTGATTGTCACCTTCGAGGCAGGCCAGGATGTTGACGAGGTCCCAGAGCGAGCGAAGCAGGCGATCCGTCTGCTGGCTGGCCATTGGTACGCCAACCGCGAAACCGTCCTGATTGGCACGATCTCCAAAGAGGTCGAGTTTTCATTCAACGCTCTGGCTGGTCAGTTGAGGTGGCACTGA
- a CDS encoding head maturation protease, ClpP-related, whose product MDPILKKLEELRAKQNKLAKPSRKNAGENEIYVYDVIGPADWGYFGAATMKDELKNLGSDVTEVVIRINSVGGYVGEASAIYQLLKEHPANIHVKIDGEAISCASWIAMAGDKITIAEHGLMMVHDPSTWISGTADDLRKEAEVLDSYKEVIAGIYAARSGTDVEDVKKMMSDETWMTATQAKDKGFVDEISANKSKPEATNFKAVHIANWQMENIRRRQQLIEAANA is encoded by the coding sequence ATGGATCCCATCCTGAAGAAACTGGAAGAGCTGCGGGCGAAGCAGAACAAGCTGGCGAAACCCAGCCGTAAGAATGCCGGCGAGAATGAGATCTACGTCTATGACGTGATCGGGCCTGCCGACTGGGGGTACTTCGGCGCAGCCACGATGAAAGATGAGCTGAAGAATCTGGGTTCTGATGTGACCGAGGTTGTCATCAGAATCAATTCTGTTGGCGGCTATGTGGGCGAGGCCTCAGCGATTTACCAACTGCTCAAGGAACATCCCGCCAACATCCACGTCAAGATCGATGGCGAGGCGATCTCGTGTGCGAGCTGGATCGCCATGGCTGGCGACAAGATCACGATTGCCGAGCATGGACTCATGATGGTTCATGACCCCAGCACATGGATCTCGGGGACTGCTGACGATCTCCGGAAAGAGGCTGAGGTGCTCGACTCGTACAAGGAAGTCATTGCCGGCATCTATGCGGCTCGCAGCGGCACAGACGTGGAGGACGTCAAGAAGATGATGTCTGACGAAACCTGGATGACGGCCACGCAGGCCAAAGATAAGGGATTCGTTGACGAAATCTCGGCCAACAAGTCGAAGCCCGAAGCCACCAACTTCAAGGCTGTCCACATCGCGAACTGGCAGATGGAAAACATCCGCCGCAGGCAGCAGCTCATTGAAGCGGCCAACGCCTGA
- a CDS encoding tape measure protein produces MTKLVSNTAGFGPPIKAAGRDVSQFAGIVEGTRSRLGGLVAAGAGALGITSLAGALGFGIKLAADAEQAEVAFGTLFQSTDKAKAMLGQLNQFAAETPFESPELVSAARMLASFGTQAGDIVPNLRRIGDVAAGTGQPIAELAELYGKAKVQGRLMGEDINQLTGRGIPIIGQLAKQFGVAESEVKKLVEQGKVGFPQLEQAFIDMTSNGGMFAGMMQAQSQTLTGMTSTLMDNAKGLLRSFGAEVIAAFDLKGGLASGIEFIASLQSGFDTIRPLIQQTGNVWRAFVGFMGAGWSGLMGEITSSTGSTFGGITNWIMEALVMGEFLFQNFGDVIYRTFIAAQLSAVTFFNEMVHFFSVAIPEYIRWFGDNFPEIFMTAADTVLTVLINLGENIRNIFSEIWKFISSGGSDGLNFDLKPLTEGIHNSIREMPNVPERVVSETEAALQSQLNDMDQQLGQRYGELDRQRANAMQAQSAATAELLPSDPANPAAAGAAANKNAKAALGASAFAGTQEAYAIIAKASAGPQKKLEAEAKKTNEQLKQAVTHLGTIAESVSQPVTQDVVDF; encoded by the coding sequence GTGACCAAGCTGGTCAGCAACACGGCAGGCTTCGGGCCACCCATCAAGGCGGCTGGCCGCGATGTCTCGCAGTTTGCCGGCATCGTGGAGGGAACACGCTCTCGACTCGGCGGCCTGGTCGCTGCAGGAGCAGGAGCACTGGGAATCACCAGCCTGGCCGGCGCTCTCGGGTTTGGGATCAAGCTGGCCGCCGACGCCGAGCAGGCCGAGGTGGCGTTCGGAACATTGTTCCAATCGACGGACAAGGCCAAGGCGATGCTGGGCCAGCTCAATCAGTTTGCGGCCGAGACTCCGTTCGAGTCTCCGGAACTGGTCAGTGCTGCCCGCATGCTGGCCTCGTTCGGTACTCAGGCGGGGGACATCGTGCCCAACCTGAGAAGAATTGGCGACGTGGCCGCCGGCACAGGTCAGCCGATCGCCGAGCTGGCTGAGCTGTACGGCAAAGCCAAAGTGCAGGGACGGTTGATGGGTGAAGACATCAACCAGTTGACGGGCCGCGGCATTCCAATCATCGGCCAATTGGCGAAGCAGTTCGGCGTGGCTGAGAGCGAAGTCAAGAAGCTGGTCGAACAGGGGAAGGTCGGCTTCCCGCAACTCGAACAAGCCTTCATCGACATGACCTCGAATGGTGGCATGTTCGCGGGGATGATGCAGGCACAGAGCCAGACTCTGACCGGCATGACGTCCACGTTGATGGATAACGCCAAGGGGCTGCTCAGGTCCTTTGGAGCGGAAGTCATTGCGGCATTCGACTTGAAGGGAGGTCTGGCTTCCGGGATTGAATTCATTGCCTCGCTGCAGTCGGGCTTTGATACGATTCGTCCATTGATCCAGCAGACGGGCAACGTCTGGCGAGCCTTCGTCGGGTTCATGGGTGCCGGCTGGTCTGGCCTCATGGGCGAGATCACATCGAGCACTGGCAGCACGTTTGGCGGCATCACCAACTGGATCATGGAAGCCCTGGTCATGGGTGAGTTTCTGTTTCAGAACTTTGGCGATGTGATCTATCGGACGTTCATTGCTGCCCAGCTTTCGGCCGTCACGTTCTTCAACGAGATGGTGCATTTCTTCTCGGTCGCCATCCCGGAATACATCCGCTGGTTTGGCGATAACTTTCCTGAGATCTTCATGACGGCTGCTGACACGGTGCTGACAGTCCTGATCAATCTCGGTGAGAACATCCGCAACATCTTCAGCGAGATCTGGAAGTTCATTTCCTCGGGTGGATCGGATGGGCTGAACTTTGACCTGAAGCCATTGACCGAGGGTATCCACAACTCAATCCGGGAAATGCCCAACGTCCCGGAGCGTGTGGTCAGCGAGACCGAGGCGGCCTTGCAGAGCCAGCTCAATGATATGGATCAGCAGTTGGGTCAACGCTACGGCGAGCTCGATCGCCAGCGGGCCAACGCGATGCAGGCACAATCTGCTGCGACGGCCGAGCTGCTTCCGTCAGATCCAGCCAACCCGGCTGCAGCCGGAGCAGCAGCCAACAAGAACGCGAAAGCCGCTCTCGGTGCATCTGCTTTCGCCGGCACTCAAGAGGCTTATGCGATCATCGCCAAGGCCAGCGCCGGCCCGCAGAAGAAGCTCGAGGCGGAAGCCAAGAAGACCAACGAGCAGCTCAAGCAAGCCGTGACTCATCTGGGCACGATCGCTGAATCGGTTTCGCAACCTGTGACTCAAGATGTGGTGGACTTCTGA
- a CDS encoding phage portal protein — protein sequence MNPFNFAVNTSQVTNTEVTGNPENPAVPLDPDAWEDLGWLGRMTDAGVRVNHENCIGHPPLWRAVNLIAGDVAKLPLNVYRRTQGGHERDKDHHANWLLRHKVNDYILSYVFKKTLTFHSLLHGQGFAYIHREGTVPKQLVPLNPETTEPVVIGGNLFYGVTINGNKRRLHATDVLHIKGISFDGIEGIDVIQVMAQALALGIAAQKYGAKFFGSGAKAGGILMLPPGLKPSARKQREEEWKKEQEGLDNAFKSMLLEDGAKWIQNTITPEQGQFLQTRQFEAIQVANVLGVPPHKIGDNGKVSYNSLEQENKSYLQDCLDHWLVMWEQECWDKLLTENEKRNDTHFVEFNRSALQRTDEKTEVESLERQVNCGMLLLNEARAIRNLPPVEGGDRPRMPSNIIFTDAKQLEAKPAAATNAGERIAQSIQNALNDRIDRLLEVEQAVRSKANCSIDLLTQHGRKLASAVIPVLDIYAASQGKILDADKTTAAIVADCVSYQAAENWHTSRRNHLATFLKGLVNGSHPEETGRAAGEAEQAGETQP from the coding sequence GTGAACCCTTTTAACTTCGCCGTCAACACGTCGCAGGTGACCAACACGGAAGTCACTGGCAATCCCGAGAATCCCGCAGTGCCCCTCGATCCGGATGCGTGGGAGGATCTCGGATGGCTCGGCCGCATGACCGATGCCGGCGTACGGGTGAATCACGAAAACTGCATCGGTCACCCTCCACTTTGGCGAGCGGTCAACCTGATTGCCGGAGACGTGGCCAAGCTCCCACTCAATGTCTATCGCCGAACTCAAGGCGGTCACGAGCGGGACAAAGATCACCACGCCAACTGGCTGCTGAGGCACAAGGTCAACGACTACATCCTCAGTTATGTGTTCAAGAAAACCTTGACGTTCCACTCGCTGTTGCATGGGCAGGGATTCGCCTACATCCATCGCGAGGGCACAGTTCCCAAGCAACTCGTACCGCTGAATCCTGAGACAACAGAGCCTGTCGTCATCGGCGGGAACTTGTTCTATGGCGTGACCATCAACGGAAATAAGCGACGACTGCACGCGACGGATGTGCTGCACATCAAAGGGATCTCGTTCGATGGCATCGAAGGCATTGATGTCATTCAGGTCATGGCTCAGGCACTGGCTTTGGGAATCGCAGCCCAGAAGTACGGGGCCAAGTTTTTCGGCTCCGGTGCTAAGGCGGGCGGAATCCTGATGCTGCCTCCGGGCCTGAAGCCGTCTGCCCGAAAGCAACGTGAGGAGGAGTGGAAGAAAGAGCAGGAAGGCCTCGACAATGCCTTCAAGTCCATGCTGCTGGAAGATGGTGCCAAGTGGATCCAGAACACGATCACACCTGAGCAGGGTCAGTTCCTGCAGACCCGACAGTTCGAGGCCATTCAAGTCGCCAATGTTCTTGGGGTGCCACCACACAAGATCGGCGACAATGGCAAGGTCTCTTACAACTCGCTTGAGCAGGAGAACAAGAGTTACCTGCAGGACTGCCTCGATCACTGGCTGGTCATGTGGGAGCAGGAATGTTGGGACAAACTTCTCACCGAGAACGAGAAGCGAAACGACACGCACTTTGTCGAGTTCAATCGGTCGGCATTGCAGCGAACGGATGAGAAGACAGAAGTCGAATCACTGGAGAGACAGGTCAACTGCGGGATGCTGCTGCTCAATGAAGCGCGGGCGATCCGCAACCTGCCACCAGTGGAAGGCGGCGATCGGCCACGCATGCCCTCGAACATCATCTTCACCGATGCGAAGCAGCTCGAAGCGAAACCTGCGGCTGCCACCAATGCTGGGGAGAGAATCGCTCAGTCGATCCAGAACGCACTCAATGATCGGATCGATCGACTGCTCGAAGTGGAGCAGGCGGTTCGATCAAAGGCGAACTGCTCGATCGATCTGCTGACTCAGCATGGTCGCAAGCTGGCCAGTGCTGTGATTCCTGTGCTGGATATTTATGCCGCCAGCCAGGGCAAGATCCTTGACGCTGACAAGACCACGGCTGCCATCGTGGCCGATTGTGTCAGCTATCAGGCTGCAGAGAACTGGCACACGTCTCGACGCAATCATCTCGCCACCTTTTTGAAAGGCCTCGTGAATGGATCCCATCCTGAAGAAACTGGAAGAGCTGCGGGCGAAGCAGAACAAGCTGGCGAAACCCAGCCGTAA